Proteins from a genomic interval of Thunnus thynnus chromosome 5, fThuThy2.1, whole genome shotgun sequence:
- the hsd17b12a gene encoding very-long-chain 3-oxoacyl-CoA reductase-A: MNWMNAEEMLRRAETPLFWVGAFTVASLALWLLYRLLSGFRIWVLGNGQLLSPKLGKWAVVTGATDGIGKSYAEELARRGFAMMLISRSQDKLDDVARSLEEQYKVETRTIAVDFGKTDIYPKIEAGLTGLEIGVLVNNVGVSYPYPEYYLHIPDLDNFITNMINVNMTSVCQMTRLVLPRMAARSKGVILNISSASGMYPVPLLTVYSATKAFVDFFSRGLQEEYRRQGIIVQSVLPFFVVTKMTRIKKPTLDKPTPERYVAAELSTVGLQSQTNGYFPHAVMGWVTTKLVPSSIVIFLGARMNRLQRTGYLHRRKLREQKNGASLKSE, from the exons ATGAACTGGATGAACGCTGAGGAGATGCTCCGCAGGGCCGAGACGCCTCTCTTCTGGGTCGGCGCGTTCACTGTGGCCTCCCTGGCGCTGTGGCTGCTCTACAGGCTGCTCTCAGGCTTTAGGATCTGGGTCTTGGGAAATGGGCAGCTTCTCTCCCCGAAGCTGGGCAAATGGGCAG tTGTGACGGGAGCCACGGATGGAATCGGGAAATCCTATGCGGAGGAG CTTGCTCGCCGAGGATTTGCCATGATGTTGATCAGTCGCTCCCAGGACAAGCTGGATGACGTGGCCAGGTCACTTG AGGAGCAGTATAAAGTGGAAACCAGGACCATCGCAGTTGACTTTGGCAAGACAGACATCTACCCCAAGATCGAGGCGGGGCTGACTGGTCTTGAGATCGGCGTTCTTG TCAACAATGTTGGTGTGTCCTACCCCTACCCTGAGTACTACCTCCATATTCCTGATCTGGACaat TTCATAACAAACATGATCAACgtcaacatgacctcagtgtGCCAG ATGACCCGTCTGGTGCTGCCCAGGATGGCTGCGAG gtCCAAAGGTGTCATCCTCAACATCTCCTCTGCCAGCGGCATGTACCCCGTCCCTCTGCTCACGGTCTACTCTGCCACAAAG GCTTTTGTGGATTTCTTCTCTCGTGGTCTTCAGGAGGAGTACAGGCGTCAGGGCATCATTGTCCAG AGTGTGCTGCCCTTCTTCGTGGTCACTAAGATGACTCGTATCAAGAAGCCCACCCTGGACAAGCCCACCCCAGAGCGCTACGTTGCAGCTGAACTGAGCACTGTGGGTCTGCAGAGCCAGACCAACGGCTACTTTCCCCACGCTGTCATG GGTTGGGTGACCACGAAGCTGGTGCCGAGCAGTATCGTCATCTTCCTGGGAGCCAGAATGAACCGTCTGCAGCGTACCGGATACCTGCACAGGAGGAAGCTGCGGGAGCAGAAGAACGGAGCGAGTTTGAAGAGCGAATAA